In the genome of Eschrichtius robustus isolate mEscRob2 chromosome 12, mEscRob2.pri, whole genome shotgun sequence, one region contains:
- the CLPSL2 gene encoding colipase-like protein 2, producing MAAALAILAATLLPCWGAFPRFKKGSAKTNGARCSHHSECYSDCCLINLDHGGAFCVPRARITMMCLPQTKGAINIICPCQVGLSCIHKDPVCTRRCHLI from the exons ATGGCCGCGGCCCTCGCGATACTCGCGGCGACGCTGCTCCCCTGCTGGGGCGCGTTCCCGCGATTTAAAAAGGGGTCTGCAAAG ACGAACGGGGCTAGGTGCTCCCACCACTCGGAGTGCTACAGTGACTGCTGTCTCATCAACTTGGACCACGGTGGTGCCTTCTGTGTCCCTAGGGCCAGAATAACCATGATGTGCTTGCCCCAG ACCAAGGGCGCCATCAACATCATATGCCCCTGCCAAGTAGGCTTAAGTTGCATACACAAGGACCCAGTCTGTACCCGCCGGTGCCATTTGATTTAG